The nucleotide window TTACTAGAGAACTATTCCTACTTATTTGATAAGTTAATCATCCCCACTAATTACTGAACACTGTTGATGGACTGAGACGGACTAGAAGTAGGATGAGAAAAATTGAATATGTTTGATGAACATCCTTAAGAGGTAAGGAAGGAGAATTAATATCAGTCCGTGATTCAGTGAACAAGTAACCTTGAAATGTATTACAGTACGTGATCTATCAAGCTTTGCTGGGTAGCTCATTTATATCTTGGTAGAGGAAAGCCCAAACTCCGGTGCCGTGTACATATCATTCTGTAAAGGTAATAGGTTATTGAAGCACTTGCAACCATCAGATACGTAGCTAGaaccaaaacatcaaaatacataaaaCCATCACGCAAATGCAAACGAAATCTTATTAATTTCTGTAATTCTAGGGATGTTTAAGATACCTAGAAACAGCACATCAGAATACATTGTAATTGAAGCACATTTAAAGTTGCCTTTAAAGTTTATATCCCACTCAAACAACAAATCACATAATCACAACTTCACTGCTAAGGATTGCTTAATGGCCAATACGGTCTGCAGTAAAGTGGGAACTATCTGCAGCAGGAAAAAGCCAACAATCAAATAAAACACTTTCCAGGGATTGGAAAAATATTTCAACTCTCGTCTTGTATTCTCTCCTATCAGCCGCTCTTTCAATCTGTAAACACAATTCAATTGTCTGCACAGTTCAACATAGTAGAAGCTGTTGTGCCGGATACCCTTGTAAAGGTTGCTGAAGAACTTACAACCATCTTCATCACTCATCCAATTACCTATTACTTTTTCCTTGCGAAGTAAATCCATATCTTCCTCTGAACAGATGAGATTATCCATAAAGATGGCATAAGATGTTATCTCGTTTGAATAACCATGGTAGCATTGCTCAATTGCAATGAGGTTCCTGAATAATGGTTCTGATAACAGATCAATGTTTAACTGTGGAATCATAAGAATAGCATGCCCAAAACACCCGCGGCTCCTTCCGAATCGGATGTCCATTATGCTATCCCTTTCGACGCTTTTGAATTTAATGCCTACGTTTGAGAGAGCAGTTGCGGTACGAATTTGATGTAGATCTGGGTCAATGATAGCTTCATGAACGACTTCATTGTTTCCCTTGTGTTTGTTCCCAGAGTCAACTTCATGTTCTTCAGGGTAGGCCATGGATTCTTTTCCAGCTGCTTTATGCGCTCTCTCTTGTATGGTCCTTAATGGAATAACTATGGAAGCTCTTACCAGATCAAGTATGTGCAGATAATCAGCAGCAAAATTACAATTGTTTCGGAGATGCTTATTATAAGATGAGCAACCTTGCTTTAGTGATGGCAGCTTGCTGAAGGCTTTAAGGACGAGAAAAGAGAGGGAATCTTCATCAGGGTATATATCATGGGTAAGGTCATACAAAATGTGGATAACAAACCAAGGTAGTTGATTTTCTAGGAGCAAAATGTCATGGCATAGGAAATGAAACATACAGTCCATGTCGAACACCGGGTCATCAGAGGCCCTGAATTTCGAATGGTCACACTTCCGAAACAGTTGAATTAGGAAGCAACCGTCAACTATCATCATCTCGATGAACTCCTTGGAAGAAATATGATCACATGGTTCTGCATAAAAATTGCGGGCTTGTTCCTCAAAGCCACCTTCATTCTTCTGATCTGAGAGCTCAGAAACTTTTGCGGTCAACTCTTCCAAAGTTATCTTCATACGTGTGAGAATTTCATTCAAATAGCGAGTTTTCATTCGTTTCGTAAGTTGGAAATCTGCGTCGCCTATGCCTTGTTTGCCTTCCTCGACTC belongs to Rosa chinensis cultivar Old Blush chromosome 4, RchiOBHm-V2, whole genome shotgun sequence and includes:
- the LOC112198680 gene encoding UPF0481 protein At3g47200, which produces MSANRKTGRDHTVIDIIDDREKSKKCIFRLPNVLRRQNPEAYTPDVVSIGPFHHYPEKRGKEEGKGVEEGKQGIGDADFQLTKRMKTRYLNEILTRMKITLEELTAKVSELSDQKNEGGFEEQARNFYAEPCDHISSKEFIEMMIVDGCFLIQLFRKCDHSKFRASDDPVFDMDCMFHFLCHDILLLENQLPWFVIHILYDLTHDIYPDEDSLSFLVLKAFSKLPSLKQGCSSYNKHLRNNCNFAADYLHILDLVRASIVIPLRTIQERAHKAAGKESMAYPEEHEVDSGNKHKGNNEVVHEAIIDPDLHQIRTATALSNVGIKFKSVERDSIMDIRFGRSRGCFGHAILMIPQLNIDLLSEPLFRNLIAIEQCYHGYSNEITSYAIFMDNLICSEEDMDLLRKEKVIGNWMSDEDGCKFFSNLYKGIRHNSFYYVELCRQLNCVYRLKERLIGENTRRELKYFSNPWKVFYLIVGFFLLQIVPTLLQTVLAIKQSLAVKL